Proteins co-encoded in one Acanthopagrus latus isolate v.2019 chromosome 10, fAcaLat1.1, whole genome shotgun sequence genomic window:
- the si:dkey-185m8.2 gene encoding trichohyalin isoform X2 produces MDTSDNSSPDIVTNGDDSLQVAMASRHPPSSHSDPPALPELRLVLLGRKGAGKSAAGNTILGGVGGFESGKPTEECVKRRADVAGRKVTVVDTPGWEWYYPLNSTPNWVRRETLRSVSLCPSGPHAVLLVVRACASVTEDYVSEIEEHLQPLGKEVWKHTMLLFTRGDELGLVSMEQRILTGGPALQRLLQMCGNRYHVVDNRSKGDRTQVKDLIRKLEEMVAGKRDGSSHLEMDNTVLMGLEADGRRRARERRKKQRQMEEQMQRGAIKAALMSDGLQGSELDAHQSFSKAPRRLTEVRLVLLGERETGKSSAGNTILGKLDFFQAGAVTEECVRQQAEVAMRLVTVVDTPGWEAGVAGATPERVKREIASSVALCPPGPHALLLTLRVDTLVMTGHVKEHLELLGEGVWRHTMLLFTHGDQLREGVDIGQHIQGGGRDLQWLLEKCRGRYHVVSSVDGGRGHEGSNKVTELLQKVEKMAAVNRCEAFSNLVHEVRDLSRQRNEKFNQRLKDMGDKLLRQEAELKNVREREMKSIRWFFDRRKKVKSPGKADVQREEEEDEDRRIGEKKTDMGELEERIRWLTEDKERENQDLSIEKERLRVALSKSSRERDEALFNLELKEREIEELQERVDEQQLKLLDFERTSVENEHERKQRENNIKAEKQEWMSVVKKLEENIELQKKVTAEWLEKVESLKKENNETKRHYDDALKRKEEEKTREMAEMKGKLESEMERKDKQQEELRKSAAEEKQLALDNIKHMERKVNEMESQHKEALERKTHETETEIRSLKLQHEEETARKIREAEKRMEKMKIQHQKEIDQKVKDNEKDRERIKQERDDEIRGVRQEKQREIEELKVQFAKERKEQMRAKEREVAEVEQRYLVQMEGKILDNKAEREKMHLNLTKELARKMQEKEKQVEALKLRHQEEMEEMEKAMEARKAEHQEEIDRKVKEKEKDVERVHREYGDKIRDMERERQGEIDELKQQFAEDIQRQLQERQKEIRELERAHKARVQETLLEYEKKKELMNQSHQNYVRERERLIEELKDQHVSEIKEKLQEGDKEREMIVTTLRKEMEQRVEEKEREMEEITLNVKQMKEKLQRAEEKEIDHVNDKKETERRLEEREKEMEVMTEHLRELEKQLQQVKEERQRDRLIHERQMEETLGEKEKEIEEIKQDVTEAKEKLQQKEEKERDNLKSKKEMERQLEEKEKEIAAMKLDVKEMQETLRQREERETDHLNEMEGRLEERERQIDEMKENLNGLQKRLRQTEEEREKEHLNHRKQMEDKEKEMEEIKLDVKETKEKLRQKEEQEKGNLKTKKEMEEQMEDKEKALEEMKLNVREMQEMLRQKEERETDCLNDKKEMEGRLEEREREMEAVIEHLKELEKRLQQTEEEREKEHLDHKKQMAYKEKEMEEIKLDVKETKEKLRQKEEKEKDSLKNEREMVEQLEEKEKEIAAMKSDVREMQETLRRKEERETDHLNEKKDLERRLEEREREYVNRKKQTKQKLLEQDRLIEKLNQHVKDVDEILQRNEEERGEIILSQKNEAERRLRDREREMEEMKRQLLDDTERKVEEREAEIESLKREADSRETRWREEQRRKDERGESEMNRLIDVINKKTKEVTAAQRLLAERDGEIDEARKTCANYLKEMQELKESYDNQSSSVIEIRRLHTEQERRKDAEMMEKLEEKEEELRRLRQRDGENEKELVQLRLTIEQTKSELKGITGKMESEMMSMIQGYDKEIARLNESVESITKERDRLEDESRQSISDVTEKYEESRRRVEELQEQNEKVGKEADNLKIKCEELKKESEEDVRRQLKSRDEETQSVLKERDEEIRALKEVKDKLQVEIESMKERELEAERKMNEVREHLQAQLKDKQSESREIEEEFSKREEEVEERERLLSRNEEELSKRGHELDVKEGTLESKEQELSEWEARLVKQQEEQEEKAKHERDVSERAQNIEKMERELESLLGALEGKQKELNCHGQDLQKKVRGLKDQGKELKDKEYHLKNEEQELLSLISELQTRKEHVSSTTQQLDEMGRGLALLKDELHNKEKNLKVSLKKLSTWEQNLREREEELLRREGGQREVEGKRKVDDRDPFDLTGEEDELDLTYGEAHRKGERGRGTNAKDKEDQRTKAASSAAGSNNCHPETLKKIETKTERAKVVQDIRFLSARQRSSNNRQSSGSDLKVVLLGESWSSRSPAGVTILSGETSEHDGSTFRRWRGQISGRHLTMAEPLGLRWRDGPDPSNAAQRKSILDSIAWCHPGPHVVLLLMPAFLTCTQKYRRAVEEHASLIGEDIWQRTLVLFTWGDILGESAEQHILRNSELMGLVERCGGRYHVVSRKNNSSVIEGLFEKMEDMLALDSM; encoded by the exons ATGGACACGTCAGATAACAGCAGTCCGGACATCGTCACGAACGGTG ATGACAGTCTGCAGGTCGCCATGGCCTCGCGGcaccctccttcctcccacAGTGACCCTCCTGCTCTGCCAGAACTCAGACTGGTCCTTCTGGGCAGAAAGGGAGCAGGAAAGAGCGCGGCAGGCAACACTATTCTAGGAGGCGTGGGAGGCTTCGAGAGCGGGAAGCCCACCGAGGAGTGTGTGAAAAGACGGGCTGATGTTGCGGGGAGAAAAGTCACGGTGGTGGACACCCCGGGATGGGAGTGGTACTACCCGCTCAACAGCACCCCCAACTGGGTGAGGAGAGAGACTTTGCGGAGCGTGTCCCTCTGTCCTTCTGGACCCCACGCTGTGCTCCTGGTGGTGCGAGCCTGCGCCTCAGTGACGGAGGACTACGTCAGTGAGATAGAGGAGCACCTGCAGCCGCTAGGAAAAGAGGTGTGGAAGCATACCATGCTGCTGTTCACCAGAGGAGACGAGCTAGGCCTGGTGTCGATGGAGCAACGGATCCTGACGGGCGGCCCGGCGCTCCAGAGACTCCTCCAGATGTGCGGGAACAGATACCATGTTGTGGATAACCGCAGCAAAGGAGACAGGACGCAGGTCAAGGACCTGATAaggaagctggaggagatggtggcGGGGAAGAGGGACGGAAGCAGTCATCTAGAGATGGATAACACGGTACTGATGGGTCTGGAGGcagacgggaggaggagagcgagggagaggaggaagaagcagaggcagatggaggagcagaTGCAGAGAGGGGCCATCAAAGCTGCTCTCATGA GCGATGGTCTTCAGGGTTCGGAGCTGGACGCCCACCAGTCGTTCTCCAAGGCTCCCCGACGTTTAACCGAGGTCAGACTGGTTCTCCTGGGAGAGCGCGAAACAGGAAAGAGCTCTGCTGGGAACACCATCCTGGGAAAATTGGACTTCTTCCAGGCCGGAGCTGTGACGGAGGAGTGCGTCCGCCAGCAAGCGGAGGTGGCCATGCGGCTGGTGACGGTGGTGGACACTCCAGGCTGGGAGGCAGGCGTAGCAGGAGCCACACCTGAGAGGGTGAAGAGGGAGATCGCCAGTAGCGTGGCGTTGTGTCCACCAGGGCCTCACGCCCTCCTGCTGACTCTGAGGGTGGATACGCTAGTGATGACGGGACATGTGAAGGAGCATCTCGAGCTTCTGGGCGAGGGTGTATGGAGACACACGATGTTGCTGTTCACCCATGGGGATCAGCTTCGGGAGGGGGTGGACATCGGGCAGCACATCCAGGGTGGAGGCAGGGACCTCCAGTGGCTGCTGGAGAAGTGCAGGGGCAGGTACCATGTCGTCAGCAGCgtagatggaggaagaggacatGAGGGCTCCAATAAGGTGACAGAGCTCCTGCAGAAGGTGGAGAAGATGGCCGCGGTGAACAGGTGTGAGGCTTTTTCCAACCTGGTTCACGAGGTCAGGGATCTGAGCCGGCAACGGAACGAGAAGTTCAACCAGCGGCTGAAGGACATGGGAGACAAACTGCTTCGCCAGGAGGCGGAGTTGAAAAACGTGAGAGAGCGGGAGATGAAAAGCATCAGGTGGTTCTTCGACAGGAGGAAAAAGGTGAAATCACCCGGAAAGGCCGACGTTCAacgggaagaagaggaggacgaggacaggAGGATTGGCGAAAAGAAGACCGACATGGGCGAGCTAGAGGAGAGGATACGATGGCTGACGgaggataaagagagagaaaatcaggaTCTGAGCATAGAAAAAGAGAGACTCCGTGTAGCGTTAAgcaagagcagcagagagagagatgaagcaCTGTTCAACCtggagctgaaagagagagagatcgaggAGCTGCAGGAAAGAGTCGACGAGCAGCAACTGAAGCTGCTGGACTTCGAACGCACCAGTGTAGAAAATGAacatgagaggaaacagagggagaataaCATTAAAGCGGAGAAACAAGAGTGGATGAGTGTGGTGAAGAAACTGGAAGAAAACATAGAGCTGCAAAAGAAAGTCACAGCGGAGTGGCTGGAAAAAGTGGAATCCTTGAAGAAGGAAAATAACGAGACCAAAAGACACTATGATGACGCTCtcaagaggaaagaagaggagaaaaccaGGGAGATGGCAGAGATGAAGGGAAAACTCGAATCggagatggaaagaaaagacaaacagcaggaagAACTGAGAAAGTCAGCCGCGGAGGAAAAGCAGCTAGCTCTTgataacataaaacacatggAGAGGAAAGTTAATGAGATGGAATCACAACATAAGGAAGcgctggagagaaaaacacatgagacagagacagagatacgAAGCTTAAAACTGCAGCACGAGGAAGAAACAGCCCGAAAAAtcagagaagcagaaaaaaggatggagaaaatgaaaatccagcACCAAAAAGAAATTGATCAGAAGGTGAAAGACAATGAGAAGGACAGAGAAAGGATCAAACAGGAGCGTGACGACGAAATCAGGGGCGTACGGcaagaaaagcagagagagattGAAGAGCTGAAAGTGCAGTttgcaaaagaaagaaaggaacaaatgcgagcaaaagagagagaggtggccGAGGTAGAACAGAGGTATCTCGTCCAAATGGAGGGCAAAATTCTCGACAAtaaagcagagagggaaaagatgCATCTGAATCTCACAAAAGAGCTGGCCCGAAAGatgcaagagaaagaaaaacaggtcGAAGCGCTAAAACTGCGGCATCAGGAGGAAATGGAAGAAATGGAGAAAGCGATGGAGGCGAGAAAAGCCGAGCACCAGGAGGAGATCGacagaaaagtgaaagaaaaggagaaggatGTGGAGAGGGTTCATCGGGAGTACGGCGATAAAATCAGAGACATGGAGCGAGAAAGACAAGGAGAGATCGACGAGCTGAAACAACAATTTGCAGAAGACATTCAGAGACAATTGcaggaaagacagaaggagataAGAGAGTTAGAGCGAGCGCACAAAGCTCGAGTGCAAGAAACGCTGCTGGAAtatgagaaaaagaaggaacTGATGAATCAGAGTCATCAAAACTACGTACGCGAGAGGGAACGACTAATAGAGGAGCTAAAAGATCAGCACGTCAGcgaaatcaaagaaaaactgCAAGAAGGTGACAAGGAGAGGGAAATGATTGTTACGACTCTCAGGAAAGAGATGGAGCaaagagtggaggagaaagaaagagagatggaggagatcaCACTGAACGTCAAACAGATGAAGGAGAAGCTGCAACGGGCCGAAGAGAAGGAAATCGATCATGTAAATGacaagaaagagacagagcgAAGgctggaggaaagagaaaaagagatggaAGTGATGACAGAGCATCTGAGAGAACTTGAGAAACAACTGCAACAGGTCaaggaggagagacaaagagatcGTTTAATACACGAGAGGCAGATGGAGGAAACGCTgggggagaaggaaaaagagataGAGGAGATAAAACAGGATGTCACGGAGGCGAAGGAGAAGCTGCAacagaaggaagagaaagaaagagacaatcTAAAGAGCAAGAAGGAGATGGAGCGACAGcttgaagaaaaggaaaaggaaattgCGGCGATGAAATTAGACGTCAAGGAAATGCAGGAAACGCTGcgacagagggaagagagagaaacggaTCATTTAAATGAGATGGAGGGAAGactggaggaaagagagagacaaatagacGAGATGAAAGAAAACTTAAACGGACTTCAGAAACGACTGcggcagacagaagaagagagagaaaaggaacatttaaatcacaggaaacaaatggaggacaaagaaaaagagatggaggagataaAACTGGACGTCAAAGAAACGAAGGAGAAGCTGCGACAGAAGGAAGAGCAAGAAAAAGGCAATCTAAAGACcaagaaagagatggaggaacagatggaagacaaagaaaaagcactCGAGGAAATGAAACTAAACGTCAGGGAGATGCAGGAAATGCTGCgacagaaggaagagagagaaacggaTTGTTTAAATGACAAGAAAGAGATGGAAGGAAGactggaggaaagagagagagaaatggaagcGGTGATAGAACATTTAAAAGAACTTGAGAAACGACTGCAACAGAcggaagaagagagagagaaggaacaTTTAGATCACAAGAAACAGATGgcatacaaagaaaaagagatggaggagataaAACTGGATGTGAAAGAGACGAAGGAGAAGCTGCGacagaaggaagagaaagaaaaagacagccTAAAGAACGAGAGAGAGATGGTTGAACAGcttgaagaaaaggaaaaagaaattgCGGCGATGAAATCAGACGTCAGGGAAATGCAGGAAACGCTGCGAcggaaggaagagagagaaacggaCCATTTGAATGAGAAGAAAGACCTGGAGCGACGactggaggaaagagagagagaatatgtCAATCGCAAGAAGCAGACGAAGCAAAAACTGCTCGAACAAGACAGACTGATAGAAAAGCTGAACCAGCATGTGAAGGATGTCGACGAGATCCTGCAGAGGAACGAAGAGGAGCGAGGAGAAATCATCCTGAGTCAGAAGAACGAGGCAGAGCGACGACTGCgggacagagagcgagagatggaggagatgaagcgGCAGCTGCTAGACGACACGGAGAGGAAAGTCGAAGAGAGGGAAGCCGAGATCGAGAGCCTGAAGCGAGAGGCCGACTCCAGGGAGacgaggtggagggaggagcagaggaggaaggacgaGAGAGGCGAAAGCGAGATGAACCGGCTGATAGACGTcatcaacaagaaaacaaaagaagtcaCGGCAGCGCAGCGTCTCCTGGCTGAGAGAGACGGCGAGATTGACGAGGCGAGAAAGACGTGCGCAAACTACCTGAAAGAAATGCAAGAGCTGAAAGAAAGCTACGACAACCAAAGCTCGAGCGTCATCGAGATACGGCGGCTGCACacggagcaggagaggagaaaagatgcTGAGATGATGGAGAAGctagaggagaaggaggaagagctCCGACGACTGAGGCAGAGGGACGGCGAAAACGAGAAGGAGCTCGTCCAGCTGAGGCTGACGATCGAGCAGACGAAGTCGGAGCTGAAGGGGATCACCGGCAAGATGGAGAGCGAAATGATGAGCATGATCCAGGGATATGACAAGGAGATCGCAAGACTGAACGAGAGCGTAGAGTCGATCACGAAGGAGAGGGATCGCTTGGAGGACGAGAGCCGGCAAAGCATCTCCGACGTCACGGAGAAATACGAGGAGAGCCGGAGGAGagttgaggagctgcaggagcagaatGAGAAGGTGGGAAAAGAGGCGGACAATCTCAAAATCAAGTgcgaggagctgaagaaggagagCGAAGAAGACGTTCGAAGACAACTCAAGAGTCGTGACGAAGAAACCCAAAGCGTCCttaaagagagagatgaagagatcaGGGCGTTGAAGGAGGTGAAAGACAAACTGCAGGTGGAGATAGAAagcatgaaagagagagagcttgaggcagagaggaagatgaatgaAGTGAGGGAACATCTCCAGGCTCAGCTGAAGGACAAACAAAGTGAGTCCAGAGAGATCGAAGAGGAATTCTccaagagggaggaagaagtaGAGGAAAGGGAGCGGCTTCTGAGCAGAAACGAAGAGGAGCTGAGCAAAAGAGGTCACGAACTGGACGTCAAAGAGGGGACGCTGGAAAGTAAGGAGCAAGAACTTAGTGAATGGGAAGCAAGGCTGGTAAAACAGCAAGAGGAGCAAGAGGAAAAAGCCAAACACGAGCGGGATGTGAGCGAGAGGGCGCAAAACATTGAGAAAATGGAGAGGGAGCTGGAAAGCCTGCTCGGAGCTCTGGAGGGGAAACAGAAGGAGCTGAACTGTCACGGCCAGGATCTTCAGAAGAAGGTGAGAGGGCTGAAGGATCAGGGGAAGGAGCTGAAAGACAAGGAGTACCATCTAAAAAACGAGGAGCAGGAGCTGCTCAGCTTGatatcagagctgcagacgcGCAAAGAGCACGTGAGCTCGACGACGCAGCAGCTGGACGAGATGGGCAGAGGCCTGGCTTTGCTGAAGGACGAGCTTCACAACAAGGAGAAAAACCTAAAGGTGTCGCTGAAGAAACTGAGCACGTGGGAGCAGAACCTTagagagcgggaggaggagttgctgaggagagagggaggacaacGCGAGGTTGAGGGCAAGAGGAAGGTCGATGATAGGGATCCTTTTGATCtgacaggagaagaagacgaGTTGGATTTGACGTATGGAGAGGCGCACAGGAAaggggagaggggaagaggaacaAACGCAAAGGATAAGGAGGATCAGAGGACGAAAGCGGCATCGTCAGCTGCAGGGAGCAACAACTGTCATCCTGAAACACTAAAAAAGATAGAGACGAAGACGGAAAGGGCAAAGGTCGTCCAAGATATCCGGTTTTTATCTGCAAGGCAACGGAGCTCAAACAACAGACAGTCCTCCGGTTCAGACTTGAAGGTGGTGTTGCTGGGGGAGTCCTGGTCGTCTCGTTCCCCAGCTGGAGTCACCATCCTCAGTGGAGAGACATCCGAACACGACGGCTCTACCTTCAGACGCTGGAGAGGCCAGATATCAGGCCGACACCTCACCATGGCAGAACCGCTCGGCCTGAGGTGGCGAGACGGACCGGATCCTTCCAACGCGGCGCAACGGAAAAGCATCCTCGACAGCATCGCCTGGTGCCACCCCGGACCTCACGTCGTCCTCCTGCTCATGCCCGCCTTCTTGACCTGCACGCAGAAGTACAGGAGGGCAGTGGAGGAGCACGCGAGCTTGATCGGGGAAGATATTTGGCAGCGCACACTGGTGCTGTTCACGTGGGGGGACATATTAGGGGAGAGCGCAGAGCAGCACATCCTGAGGAACAGCGAGCTGATGGGGCTGGTAGAGAGGTGCGGGGGCAGGTACCATGTAGTGAGCAGGAAGAACAACAGCTCTGTGATTGAAGGATTGTTTGAGAAGATGGAGGACATGTTGGCTTTGGACAGTATGTAG